In Oncorhynchus kisutch isolate 150728-3 linkage group LG7, Okis_V2, whole genome shotgun sequence, one DNA window encodes the following:
- the LOC109894432 gene encoding zinc finger FYVE domain-containing protein 21 isoform X2 has protein sequence MSSVPDGKKLVRSPSGLRMVPENGAFNSPFSLDEPQWVPDKECPSCMQCTKKFDFLTRKHHCRRCGRCFCDKCCSKKVTLPRMCFVDPVRQCGECSRVSQKEMEFYDKQLKVLMGGGTFIVTLGTSEKSETMMCRLSNNHRYLFLDGESHFEVELSRISSMQVLTEESTPEGGNCRASGMLLHYKPMGSQDPKQLRMEAAEDKKTASSWLAAMHKGAKLLYEARDQ, from the exons ATGTCTTCAGTGCCTGATGGCAAGAAATTGGTTCGAAGCCCAAGTGGACTTCGAATGGTCCCGGAGAATGGAGCGTTTAACAGCCCCTTTTCGTTAGATGAACCTCAGTGGGTCCCGGACAAAGAG TGCCCAAGCTGTATGCAGTGCACCAAAAAATTTGACTTCCTTACAAGAAAG CACCACTGCCGGCGGTGTGGCCGGTGTTTCTGTGATAAGTGCTGCAGTAAGAAGGTGACTCTTCCCCGGATGTGCTTCGTTGACCCGGTCCGGCAGTGTGGAGAGTGCAGCCGGGTCTCCCAGAAGGAAATGGAGTTCTATGACAAACAGCTTAAAGTGCTTATGGGAG GTGGTACATTTATTGTCACTTTGGGCACCTCCGAGAAGTCTGAGACCATGATGTGTCGTCTCTCCAACAACCACAG GTACCTCTTCTTAGATGGGGAGAGCCATTTTGAGGTGGAGCTGTCTCGGATCTCCAGTATGCAGGTGTTGACAGAGGAGTCCACCCCCGAAG GTGGAAACTGCAGGGCCAGTGGCATGTTGCTCCACTACAAACCAATGGGCTCTCAGGACCCCAAGCAGCTACGCATGGAGGCAGCAGAGGACAAGAAAACCGCCTCCTCATGGCTTGCTGCCATGCACAAG GGTGCCAAACTGCTGTATGAAGCTCGGGACCAGTGa
- the LOC109894432 gene encoding zinc finger FYVE domain-containing protein 21 isoform X1, whose protein sequence is MSSVPDGKKLVRSPSGLRMVPENGAFNSPFSLDEPQWVPDKECPSCMQCTKKFDFLTRKHHCRRCGRCFCDKCCSKKVTLPRMCFVDPVRQCGECSRVSQKEMEFYDKQLKVLMGGGTFIVTLGTSEKSETMMCRLSNNHRYLFLDGESHFEVELSRISSMQVLTEESTPEENDIHTYTSLLDSQYISEGGNCRASGMLLHYKPMGSQDPKQLRMEAAEDKKTASSWLAAMHKGAKLLYEARDQ, encoded by the exons ATGTCTTCAGTGCCTGATGGCAAGAAATTGGTTCGAAGCCCAAGTGGACTTCGAATGGTCCCGGAGAATGGAGCGTTTAACAGCCCCTTTTCGTTAGATGAACCTCAGTGGGTCCCGGACAAAGAG TGCCCAAGCTGTATGCAGTGCACCAAAAAATTTGACTTCCTTACAAGAAAG CACCACTGCCGGCGGTGTGGCCGGTGTTTCTGTGATAAGTGCTGCAGTAAGAAGGTGACTCTTCCCCGGATGTGCTTCGTTGACCCGGTCCGGCAGTGTGGAGAGTGCAGCCGGGTCTCCCAGAAGGAAATGGAGTTCTATGACAAACAGCTTAAAGTGCTTATGGGAG GTGGTACATTTATTGTCACTTTGGGCACCTCCGAGAAGTCTGAGACCATGATGTGTCGTCTCTCCAACAACCACAG GTACCTCTTCTTAGATGGGGAGAGCCATTTTGAGGTGGAGCTGTCTCGGATCTCCAGTATGCAGGTGTTGACAGAGGAGTCCACCCCCGAAG AGAATGACATTCACACTTACACCAGTCTGCTGGACAGTCAGTATATCTCTGAAG GTGGAAACTGCAGGGCCAGTGGCATGTTGCTCCACTACAAACCAATGGGCTCTCAGGACCCCAAGCAGCTACGCATGGAGGCAGCAGAGGACAAGAAAACCGCCTCCTCATGGCTTGCTGCCATGCACAAG GGTGCCAAACTGCTGTATGAAGCTCGGGACCAGTGa